The candidate division WOR-3 bacterium genome has a segment encoding these proteins:
- a CDS encoding ferrous iron transporter B: MKKILLIGNPNVGKSVIFSRLTGVSVVASNYPGTTVEFCKGCLGSGENKIEVIDVPGTYGLTPTSPAEKVAVKMLEQAIKEKESLVINVIDATNLERNLNLTLQLLKKDIPVIIALNLWDEAKHIGITVDIEELQKILGVPIIPTIAITGQGIKELVSRLNEAKKGTYQYQNKERWHEIGKIINRVQTIKHKHHTFGERLSDLTIHPWTGLPIAFIILILLFIIIRNIGEGLIRYLFEPLFEYLWLPVMTALSDILGGQGIIHDVLIGELIDGKIDFGQSFGLLTTGLFVPLAAVLPYVIAFYLVLSFLEDSGYLPRLAVLLDKFMHSVGLHGMAIVPMLLGLGCNVPGALGTRVLESKRERFIAATLMAITIPCMAQLAMIFGLIGKYGVRGLLPVFFTLFVVWFAAGILMNIFIKGESPEIFVEIPPYRLPYIKGLIKKVWMRIRWFLQDAIPFVLLGVLIVNFLYSLGIINFLGRLTAPVVTNILGLPIEAVAALVIGFLRKDIAVGMLAPLSLSLKQLIIASVLLTMYFPCVATFVVLLKELGIIDMFKSAAIMIISALIVGGILNLIL; this comes from the coding sequence ATGAAAAAAATTTTGTTGATCGGCAACCCCAATGTCGGCAAGAGTGTGATTTTCTCACGTCTGACCGGCGTCAGCGTCGTCGCTTCGAACTATCCTGGAACCACCGTCGAATTCTGTAAAGGATGTTTGGGTTCGGGCGAAAACAAGATCGAGGTCATCGATGTACCGGGGACATACGGCCTCACCCCCACTTCTCCAGCCGAAAAGGTGGCGGTCAAGATGCTCGAACAGGCGATCAAAGAAAAAGAGAGTTTGGTGATCAATGTCATCGACGCCACGAACCTCGAACGGAATCTCAATCTGACACTCCAGCTTCTGAAAAAAGATATTCCCGTAATAATCGCCCTGAACCTGTGGGACGAGGCGAAACATATCGGTATCACCGTTGATATCGAAGAACTCCAGAAAATTCTCGGTGTCCCGATCATCCCCACGATCGCAATCACAGGTCAGGGGATTAAAGAACTGGTAAGCCGTCTCAATGAAGCAAAAAAAGGCACCTATCAATATCAGAATAAAGAGAGATGGCACGAAATCGGCAAGATCATCAATCGGGTGCAGACGATCAAACATAAACACCATACCTTTGGTGAGCGGTTGAGTGACCTGACGATCCATCCCTGGACCGGACTGCCCATCGCCTTTATTATATTGATCCTTCTCTTTATAATCATCCGCAATATCGGAGAAGGATTGATCAGGTACCTTTTTGAACCGCTGTTCGAATATCTATGGCTGCCTGTGATGACCGCACTCTCCGACATACTCGGCGGTCAGGGGATAATCCATGATGTTCTCATCGGTGAACTCATCGATGGAAAGATCGACTTCGGTCAATCATTCGGTCTGTTGACGACCGGACTCTTCGTACCGCTCGCCGCGGTCCTTCCGTATGTAATTGCCTTCTATCTTGTACTCAGTTTTCTGGAAGATTCAGGATATCTGCCGCGTCTGGCAGTGCTTCTGGATAAGTTCATGCACTCGGTCGGGCTCCACGGTATGGCGATCGTTCCCATGCTTCTCGGTTTGGGGTGCAATGTGCCCGGTGCTTTAGGAACACGGGTACTGGAATCAAAAAGAGAACGATTCATCGCCGCCACCTTGATGGCGATCACCATTCCCTGTATGGCTCAGCTCGCGATGATATTCGGATTGATCGGAAAATACGGGGTGAGAGGATTGCTTCCCGTCTTCTTCACGCTCTTTGTCGTCTGGTTCGCCGCCGGCATTTTGATGAATATCTTCATCAAAGGAGAAAGTCCGGAGATCTTCGTGGAAATTCCACCCTATCGTCTCCCCTATATCAAGGGGCTGATAAAAAAAGTGTGGATGAGAATCAGATGGTTTCTCCAGGATGCAATCCCTTTCGTCCTTCTCGGAGTTTTGATCGTGAATTTCCTCTATTCCTTAGGGATAATCAATTTTCTCGGCAGATTAACGGCACCCGTGGTCACCAATATTCTCGGACTTCCGATTGAGGCGGTCGCGGCATTGGTGATCGGTTTCTTAAGAAAAGACATCGCCGTAGGTATGCTCGCTCCATTGTCCCTCAGTTTAAAGCAGCTGATCATCGCAAGCGTCCTCCTCACCATGTACTTCCCCTGTGTCGCGACCTTCGTCGTGCTTCTGAAAGAACTCGGGATTATCGATATGTTCAAATCAGCTGCGATAATGATAATCTCGGCTCTTATCGTCGGCGGTATCCTCAATTTAATCTTATAA